The following coding sequences are from one Luteolibacter yonseiensis window:
- a CDS encoding quinone-dependent dihydroorotate dehydrogenase, with protein MFDAFYPIARSGLFRLDAETAHHTSLKALRMAEKSGLLGLASPVDEFTSPVEIMGLKFPNRVGLAAGLDKEGNTIDALGRLGFGSVEIGTITPRPQAGNPKPRLFRLVEHEAIINRMGFNNPGIDAGVENVRSSKSFGGIVGFNIGKNKDTPNENAADDYLICLRKAYPVADYIAVNLSSPNTPGLRDLQGAEASARLLETLKKEQQKLAAEHGKKVPLLFKVAPDLDETHIRDLARVFLDGGLDGVIATNTTLDRHLVAGHPRADEAGGLSGRPVFEKSTIALEIFANCLGNRIPVIGVGGISSLEDARAKIRAGASLVQIYTSFIYQGPKLVRELAAGL; from the coding sequence GTGTTTGACGCATTTTACCCAATCGCCCGCTCGGGATTGTTCCGCCTGGATGCGGAAACCGCCCATCACACCAGTTTGAAAGCCCTGCGGATGGCGGAGAAATCCGGATTGCTCGGACTGGCTTCGCCTGTGGATGAATTCACCTCTCCGGTGGAGATCATGGGGCTGAAGTTTCCGAACCGGGTGGGTCTGGCGGCGGGATTGGATAAGGAAGGAAACACCATCGACGCGCTCGGCAGGCTCGGCTTCGGCTCGGTGGAAATCGGCACCATCACCCCCCGCCCCCAGGCGGGCAATCCAAAGCCGCGATTGTTCCGCCTCGTCGAGCACGAGGCGATCATCAACCGCATGGGCTTCAACAATCCCGGAATTGACGCGGGAGTGGAAAACGTCCGTTCCTCGAAATCCTTCGGCGGAATCGTCGGATTCAACATCGGCAAAAACAAGGACACTCCGAATGAAAACGCCGCGGACGATTATCTGATCTGTCTGCGGAAAGCCTACCCCGTGGCTGACTACATCGCGGTGAATCTATCCTCTCCAAACACTCCGGGCCTGCGCGATCTCCAAGGTGCGGAAGCCAGCGCGCGCCTGCTCGAAACGCTCAAGAAGGAGCAGCAGAAGCTGGCCGCCGAGCATGGTAAAAAAGTCCCCCTGCTTTTCAAGGTCGCCCCGGATCTGGACGAAACCCACATCCGCGACCTCGCACGTGTTTTTCTGGATGGAGGGTTGGACGGCGTCATCGCCACGAACACCACGCTTGACCGCCACCTGGTGGCCGGCCATCCCCGCGCGGACGAAGCTGGCGGCCTGTCGGGAAGACCGGTGTTTGAAAAAAGCACCATCGCATTGGAAATTTTCGCGAACTGTCTCGGCAACCGGATTCCCGTCATCGGTGTCGGCGGCATATCTTCGTTGGAAGACGCTCGGGCGAAAATCCGTGCGGGCGCGTCCCTGGTGCAAATCTACACATCATTCATCTATCAAGGCCCGAAGCTCGTGCGCGAGCTCGCAGCCGGGCTTTGA
- a CDS encoding 4-hydroxy-3-methylbut-2-enyl diphosphate reductase, whose protein sequence is MSEAASKAKKSRVNVRRPDVMERVAAEVAVHFHSTLVEKLRDRGGKMVVGNTTILLAEQFGFCYGVERAIDLAYASRKVFPDNRIFLIGEIIHNPDVNQQLREMGIVSLPWKEMNESYDDLTEDDVVIVPAFGAPTSFMEKVEQRGCYVVDTTCGDVMKVWRRVRGYAKDGVTSIIHGKSNHEETRATASRALGEEKNGHYLVVLTLGDVDYVCNYLKNGGDKSEFLHRFQGDYSEGFDPDVHLKLIGVANQTTMLKTETEEIQRRLRQAITERDGDPSAFQMFDTICGATQERQDALFEMLRKPMDLLLVVGGYNSSNTAHLVEIAEPEVPTFFIRDSSRIKSLEEIVHYDLHHKEEKTSDYSRLFSNDRPVTVGITAGASCPNNLIEETLVKIFELRGISRETVEAV, encoded by the coding sequence ATGAGCGAAGCCGCCAGCAAAGCGAAGAAGTCCCGGGTCAACGTGCGCCGCCCGGATGTCATGGAACGCGTCGCCGCCGAGGTGGCGGTACATTTCCATTCGACTCTCGTTGAAAAACTCCGTGACCGTGGCGGCAAAATGGTGGTGGGGAACACCACCATCCTGCTCGCCGAGCAGTTTGGATTCTGCTATGGAGTCGAGCGGGCCATCGACCTCGCCTACGCCTCGCGCAAGGTCTTCCCGGACAACCGTATTTTTCTCATCGGCGAGATCATCCACAACCCGGACGTGAACCAGCAACTCCGCGAGATGGGCATCGTCTCGCTTCCATGGAAGGAGATGAACGAAAGCTACGACGACCTGACGGAAGATGACGTGGTCATCGTGCCGGCCTTCGGGGCTCCCACCAGTTTCATGGAAAAGGTCGAGCAACGCGGCTGCTATGTGGTGGACACCACTTGTGGGGACGTCATGAAGGTCTGGCGGCGGGTCCGCGGCTACGCCAAGGACGGAGTGACCTCGATCATCCATGGGAAATCCAATCACGAGGAAACGCGCGCCACCGCATCGCGGGCGCTCGGTGAGGAGAAGAACGGCCACTACCTCGTGGTCCTCACGCTCGGGGACGTCGATTATGTCTGCAACTACCTCAAGAACGGTGGTGACAAATCCGAGTTTCTCCACCGTTTCCAAGGCGACTACTCGGAAGGTTTCGATCCGGACGTGCATCTCAAGCTGATCGGGGTAGCCAACCAGACCACGATGTTGAAAACGGAGACAGAAGAGATCCAGCGCCGCCTGCGCCAGGCCATCACCGAACGCGATGGAGATCCCTCCGCTTTCCAGATGTTCGACACCATCTGCGGAGCCACCCAGGAACGCCAGGACGCCCTCTTTGAAATGCTCCGCAAGCCGATGGACCTCCTGCTCGTGGTCGGCGGCTACAACAGCTCGAACACCGCCCACCTCGTGGAAATCGCCGAGCCGGAAGTTCCCACTTTTTTCATCCGGGATTCCTCCCGCATCAAATCACTGGAGGAAATCGTCCATTACGACCTTCATCACAAGGAGGAAAAAACCTCGGACTATTCGCGTCTGTTCTCCAACGACCGCCCCGTAACCGTAGGCATCACGGCCGGAGCCTCGTGTCCGAACAATCTGATCGAGGAGACCTTGGTAAAGATCTTCGAATTGCGGGGGATCTCCCGTGAGACGGTGGAAGCGGTGTGA
- a CDS encoding helix-turn-helix domain-containing protein, with amino-acid sequence MNSLVNEIHHDAILESTSKSPHEDVVKKSIHSKSSELLCARLVELRKQAGLSQRDLASKIGREQALIARIELGERRVDVLELHTLLSVLSPDPEKEVLSIFSALNEIAKESESHS; translated from the coding sequence GTGAACTCTCTGGTAAACGAAATCCATCATGATGCGATTTTGGAGTCAACCTCCAAAAGCCCTCATGAAGACGTTGTGAAAAAGTCGATCCATTCGAAGAGCAGCGAGCTATTGTGCGCCCGTCTCGTCGAACTGCGGAAACAAGCCGGCTTGAGCCAACGCGACCTGGCATCCAAAATCGGCAGGGAGCAAGCGCTGATAGCAAGGATAGAGCTGGGAGAACGACGTGTTGACGTGCTGGAACTTCACACCCTCTTATCTGTCCTCAGCCCGGACCCGGAAAAGGAAGTTCTAAGCATTTTCTCAGCTCTGAACGAAATTGCAAAAGAGTCGGAATCCCACTCCTAG
- a CDS encoding sigma-70 family RNA polymerase sigma factor, whose product MAYESDSSLKLYLREISKTPLLTAEEEISLAERIKNGDPEARAHMIRANLRLVVKIAQDYSNYGMPVTDLISEGNIGLMKAVERFDPEKGGKLSTYAAWWIKQSIKRALANQSKTIRLPVHMVDKIAKMRRIATILTEALGREPTDEELADEVGLPHRKLALLRQASYRPTSLDAPINEGEATEFGEVISDEKAVNPLDMLSDKNLHGELDGLLSVLDERERRIIDERFGLNGRQALTLEEVGREFGVTRERIRQLQNSALTKMRRALRKKEKPMPKPVLGDFAEA is encoded by the coding sequence ATGGCCTACGAATCAGACAGCAGCTTGAAGCTCTATTTGCGTGAGATTTCAAAAACGCCTCTCCTCACCGCTGAAGAGGAAATTTCTCTCGCCGAGCGCATCAAAAACGGTGATCCGGAAGCCCGTGCGCACATGATCCGTGCGAACCTGCGTCTGGTGGTGAAAATCGCCCAAGACTATTCCAATTACGGCATGCCCGTGACGGACCTGATCTCCGAAGGCAACATCGGCCTCATGAAGGCTGTGGAGCGCTTCGATCCTGAAAAGGGCGGCAAACTTTCAACCTACGCGGCCTGGTGGATCAAGCAGTCCATCAAGCGGGCGTTGGCAAACCAGTCCAAGACCATCCGTCTCCCTGTCCACATGGTGGACAAGATCGCCAAGATGCGCCGCATCGCCACGATCCTGACCGAAGCTCTGGGCCGCGAACCGACCGACGAAGAACTCGCCGACGAAGTGGGTCTCCCACACCGCAAGCTCGCCCTGTTGCGCCAAGCTTCCTATCGCCCGACCTCTTTGGACGCACCGATCAACGAAGGCGAGGCCACGGAATTCGGCGAAGTCATCAGTGATGAGAAGGCCGTGAATCCATTGGATATGCTTTCCGACAAGAATCTGCATGGCGAATTGGATGGCCTGCTTTCGGTTCTCGACGAGCGCGAACGCCGCATCATCGACGAACGCTTCGGTCTCAACGGCCGCCAAGCGCTCACTCTCGAGGAAGTCGGACGAGAGTTCGGCGTCACCCGCGAGCGGATCCGCCAGCTTCAAAACTCCGCACTGACCAAAATGCGTCGTGCCCTTCGCAAGAAGGAAAAGCCGATGCCAAAGCCGGTCCTCGGCGATTTCGCGGAAGCCTGA
- a CDS encoding AAA family ATPase, with protein MSIPSTAARLEAAVSSVVRGQPEIVRRVLACMISGGHVLLEDFPGTGKTTMAKAIAKAVGGAMFKRVQFTPDLLPSDILGVSILDPRSQEFKFHPGPVFTDILLADEINRASPRTQSALLEAMGERQVTVEGERYDLEGLFFVIATQNPVEFRGTYPLPEAQMDRFAMQCTMGYVTAAEEAAILADQAQTHPVNRLEAVATREEIIELMEASRQVRFSEELRHYVVALVGATRGHPAIQLAASPRASLALMKVSQAMAIFQGDEFVSPELIQSVAADVIAHRMVLAPEARYSGANARQIVADIIEQTPVPA; from the coding sequence ATGAGCATCCCCTCCACCGCCGCCCGCTTGGAAGCCGCTGTCAGTTCTGTCGTGCGCGGGCAGCCGGAAATCGTGCGGCGTGTGCTGGCCTGCATGATCTCCGGCGGGCACGTGTTGCTGGAGGATTTCCCCGGCACGGGAAAAACCACCATGGCGAAAGCCATCGCGAAAGCGGTCGGCGGCGCGATGTTCAAGCGGGTGCAATTCACTCCCGACCTGCTGCCTTCGGACATTCTCGGCGTCTCCATTCTCGATCCCCGTTCGCAGGAGTTCAAGTTCCACCCCGGCCCTGTTTTCACGGACATTCTTCTCGCGGATGAAATCAACCGCGCCTCACCAAGAACGCAGAGCGCCCTCTTGGAAGCCATGGGGGAACGGCAGGTCACCGTCGAGGGGGAGCGGTATGATCTGGAAGGGCTTTTCTTTGTCATCGCCACGCAGAATCCGGTGGAATTCCGGGGCACCTATCCCCTGCCGGAAGCGCAGATGGACCGTTTCGCCATGCAATGCACGATGGGCTACGTGACCGCTGCGGAGGAAGCCGCCATTCTTGCGGATCAGGCGCAGACGCACCCGGTGAACCGGTTGGAGGCGGTGGCCACCCGCGAGGAAATCATCGAACTGATGGAAGCCTCGCGACAGGTTCGTTTCAGCGAGGAGCTGCGGCACTATGTGGTGGCGCTTGTCGGCGCGACACGCGGCCACCCCGCCATCCAGCTTGCGGCAAGCCCCCGCGCCTCGCTCGCCCTGATGAAGGTTTCCCAAGCGATGGCCATTTTCCAAGGTGATGAATTCGTCTCGCCGGAACTCATCCAGTCCGTGGCCGCGGATGTCATCGCGCACCGCATGGTCCTGGCACCGGAGGCCCGTTATTCCGGTGCGAACGCACGCCAGATCGTGGCGGACATCATCGAGCAAACGCCTGTGCCAGCCTGA
- a CDS encoding DUF58 domain-containing protein → MKTHPPSPALPRRRLDRWLYHVYFHGSGIYHFLLRRCRPAGITLLIVLVLATCLGLGKQASSTYQLFSLSLGMVMIGVPWAMSRRARVEAKREMPRFATAGEPLRYTVRVWHHSPRRLSRAWLADTPPDPRPGLADFTVLREPGEEERNLFDRTLPYYRWQWLYLGNRLFSGGFSKDDVSLEHGQHASVTMELTPLRRGVIRFNDLRVLLPDPFGLFQRCRRVKAPTATLTVLPRRFPLPPIELPGGAAFKISGEANTNTIGTSGEFVGLRDYRPGDPLRQIHWKSWARTGRPIVKELEDTFYPRYGLIVDTLSTDRTDQQFEEVISVAASFAAAIDTNESLLDLMFIKNEAHLVTAGRGVERAEKLLEVLAGVSPEREDNYEDLAKLVLRHRDDLTSCLVIFNGWDQARSEFLNKLTRGGIVCAPIVIGRGANPGQAPGHWLESGQIMRDLKRLPVRLNTQF, encoded by the coding sequence ATGAAGACACATCCCCCGTCTCCCGCGCTTCCGCGCAGACGCTTGGACAGGTGGCTTTACCACGTCTATTTCCATGGCTCGGGCATCTACCATTTCCTTCTGCGCCGCTGCCGGCCTGCGGGCATCACGCTGCTCATCGTATTGGTCCTCGCCACGTGTCTGGGACTCGGCAAACAGGCCAGCTCCACCTACCAGTTGTTCTCCCTGAGTCTCGGCATGGTGATGATCGGCGTGCCATGGGCCATGTCCCGGCGCGCCAGGGTGGAAGCGAAGCGGGAAATGCCACGCTTCGCCACCGCCGGCGAGCCGCTCCGCTACACGGTGCGCGTCTGGCACCACAGCCCCCGCCGCCTGAGCCGCGCGTGGCTGGCGGACACACCGCCGGACCCTCGTCCCGGCCTCGCGGATTTCACCGTGCTGCGCGAACCGGGCGAGGAGGAAAGGAATCTGTTCGACCGTACGCTGCCCTATTACCGCTGGCAGTGGCTGTATCTGGGAAACCGGCTGTTCTCCGGAGGCTTTTCAAAGGACGATGTGAGCCTCGAGCACGGCCAGCATGCCAGCGTCACGATGGAACTGACACCTCTGCGGCGCGGCGTGATCCGCTTCAACGACCTGCGTGTGTTGCTTCCGGACCCGTTCGGACTGTTCCAGCGCTGCCGGAGGGTGAAGGCGCCGACGGCCACGCTGACGGTTCTTCCACGCCGTTTCCCGCTGCCACCCATCGAGCTTCCCGGCGGCGCGGCTTTCAAGATTTCCGGCGAGGCCAATACCAACACGATCGGCACCTCCGGCGAATTCGTAGGGCTTCGCGACTACCGTCCCGGCGATCCGCTCCGGCAGATCCATTGGAAAAGCTGGGCGCGCACCGGACGGCCCATCGTGAAGGAACTTGAGGACACGTTCTACCCGCGCTATGGACTCATCGTGGACACGCTCTCCACAGACCGGACGGACCAGCAGTTCGAGGAAGTCATCTCGGTGGCGGCATCGTTCGCCGCAGCCATCGACACCAACGAGTCCCTGCTCGACCTGATGTTCATCAAGAACGAAGCACACCTCGTGACGGCGGGCCGTGGTGTGGAGCGCGCGGAAAAACTGCTGGAGGTTCTCGCCGGCGTCTCGCCCGAACGGGAGGATAATTACGAAGACCTGGCGAAGCTCGTGCTGCGCCACCGCGACGACCTCACCTCCTGCCTCGTCATCTTCAACGGCTGGGATCAGGCCCGTTCGGAGTTTCTCAACAAACTCACGAGAGGCGGCATCGTCTGCGCGCCCATCGTCATCGGGAGAGGTGCGAACCCCGGCCAGGCACCCGGGCATTGGCTTGAATCCGGCCAGATCATGCGCGATCTCAAGCGGTTGCCGGTACGGTTGAACACGCAATTCTAG
- a CDS encoding transglutaminase-like domain-containing protein produces MTGRPLLGVLLALFVESAHWIRVRWDFNDEACARAWQLSVVAILLSGMLIYLDGPATMTASTLLTWLPPLLLPMQFIQSFGLRNAVPANTFSLLAQQRRKRNVRLGLTESVVLINFGNVTFVTALVGSTLGTSSNGAYSWLFLPGIIVLTGWMLLSSSRSRPASLIVALVVAGLIALAGQKALEEVYDRLGNSEATRSGFDPKWVNTLIGKRGTIEQSSDIIWRLKPAEKQAPPALLRTATYNTYHWNGSWLCQPFPELEFNDLDTRLQENVPYYLLSVAAPEAEQIRAVGKEQRRYTMRGSVVAESPLALPGNTSSVTGFELDGIERNNFGTVRVYPKHSVIEGSVLWSGGFSGENPVSLREDLNVPAIERATLQAVLKELDLLEPASPESARPRRTLREKISILQNWFRRDFQYSRNLTIRASANDPAHPTAIEQFLTKTKSGHCEYFAAATTLLLRQAGVPARYAIGYAVAERDVPRKEFIIRGTHGHAWCRAWDEKEKTWIDIDTTPPGWVGTLPQRNTTKQRFNDMLKRWREDFFLWRNQPSNKLAVSLVMGAIASGVLVFIMKRLWKSKRRMDAERRMNGYGGPAIRTPLHSIEKTARKRIGPRPPGMPFSEWLLRLRPGLADGHLLDEAISLHQRLRYDPAPAMPDERERLTELVKQLEKVV; encoded by the coding sequence ATGACGGGACGCCCGCTTCTCGGCGTGCTGCTGGCGCTGTTCGTGGAGAGCGCGCATTGGATCCGGGTGCGCTGGGACTTCAACGACGAGGCCTGCGCGAGGGCCTGGCAGCTCAGCGTCGTCGCCATCCTCCTGTCGGGAATGCTCATCTATCTGGATGGACCCGCGACCATGACGGCATCCACGCTGCTCACGTGGCTGCCTCCCCTGCTGCTGCCCATGCAGTTCATCCAGTCGTTCGGACTGAGAAACGCCGTCCCCGCCAATACCTTTTCCCTGCTCGCCCAGCAACGCCGGAAGCGCAACGTCCGCCTGGGGCTGACGGAATCCGTGGTCCTGATCAATTTCGGCAACGTCACGTTTGTGACCGCGCTCGTCGGCTCGACCCTGGGCACCTCGTCCAATGGCGCCTACTCGTGGTTGTTCCTCCCCGGGATCATCGTTCTGACGGGCTGGATGCTTCTTTCCAGCAGCCGCAGCCGTCCCGCGTCGCTCATCGTCGCACTCGTTGTCGCCGGTCTCATCGCCTTGGCCGGACAGAAGGCGCTGGAGGAGGTGTACGACCGCCTGGGAAACTCCGAAGCGACACGCTCGGGGTTTGATCCGAAATGGGTGAATACGCTGATCGGAAAACGCGGCACCATCGAACAATCCTCCGACATCATCTGGCGCCTGAAGCCTGCGGAAAAACAAGCTCCTCCAGCCCTGCTCCGGACAGCCACCTACAACACCTATCATTGGAATGGAAGCTGGCTCTGCCAGCCGTTTCCGGAGCTCGAGTTCAACGACCTCGACACCCGTCTTCAGGAAAACGTCCCCTACTACCTGCTTTCCGTGGCTGCCCCGGAAGCCGAGCAGATCCGCGCGGTCGGCAAGGAACAGCGGCGCTACACCATGCGTGGCTCCGTGGTGGCGGAGTCGCCGCTCGCGCTTCCTGGCAACACTTCCAGCGTCACGGGATTCGAGCTGGACGGCATCGAGCGCAATAATTTCGGCACCGTGCGGGTTTACCCCAAGCACTCGGTCATCGAAGGCTCGGTGCTGTGGAGCGGTGGATTCTCCGGAGAAAATCCAGTTAGCCTCAGGGAGGATCTCAATGTCCCGGCCATCGAGCGCGCGACCCTGCAGGCGGTGCTGAAGGAACTGGACCTGCTGGAACCCGCCTCCCCGGAAAGCGCGCGCCCGCGTCGCACCCTGCGGGAAAAGATCTCAATCCTCCAGAACTGGTTTCGCCGGGACTTCCAGTATTCGCGTAACCTGACCATCAGGGCCTCGGCCAACGATCCGGCCCACCCCACGGCGATCGAACAATTTCTCACCAAAACCAAATCCGGCCACTGCGAATACTTCGCCGCTGCCACGACACTGCTGCTGCGGCAGGCCGGTGTCCCCGCCCGCTACGCCATCGGCTATGCGGTCGCGGAAAGGGATGTGCCGCGCAAGGAATTCATCATCCGCGGGACCCACGGCCATGCGTGGTGCCGCGCCTGGGATGAAAAGGAGAAGACATGGATCGACATCGACACCACACCGCCCGGCTGGGTGGGCACGCTGCCACAACGGAACACGACCAAACAGCGATTCAACGACATGCTGAAACGCTGGCGTGAGGATTTTTTCCTCTGGCGCAACCAACCCTCCAACAAGCTCGCCGTCTCGCTGGTCATGGGAGCCATCGCCTCGGGCGTCCTCGTGTTCATCATGAAGCGGCTGTGGAAATCCAAACGCCGGATGGATGCGGAGAGGCGCATGAACGGCTATGGAGGCCCCGCCATCCGCACGCCCCTGCATTCGATAGAGAAAACCGCCCGGAAACGCATCGGCCCGCGTCCGCCGGGCATGCCGTTTTCCGAATGGCTGCTGCGGCTCCGCCCGGGTCTGGCGGACGGGCATTTGCTCGATGAGGCCATTTCACTGCACCAGCGCCTGCGGTATGACCCCGCGCCCGCGATGCCGGACGAAAGGGAACGGCTGACGGAACTGGTGAAACAACTGGAAAAGGTGGTGTAG
- a CDS encoding pyridoxal-phosphate dependent enzyme, which yields MNREDLPLDRQLRQEILFARERVYRFGQATPLERLNLTGPGPEIWIKREDLSPIKAYKWRGACNRMALLTPGESVRGVVTASAGNHAQGVALAARTLKVKARIYMPRSTPKVKQNAVLHHGGEFVEIHLAGDSYDEAVSAARADEAASGAVYVHAYDDLKVMAGQGTLADEVVLSGHGPFDAAYLQIGGGGMAAGVSCWLKTYWPDIEIVGVEGAGQASMKAALEAAKPVSLESVDLFCDGTAVRKAGEIPFQICQSTVDLVETVTNAEVSTAIRTLWEGLRCISEPSGAMGLAAVLKNREALVGKKVLVVITGANIDFLQLGLIAQSIGAGAKTSRTLRVRIPERAGTMLELLDTCFEGLDIADFQYGKTSEEVAWPAFTIHAKNPEDLDALPQKLDAHGFAWEDLTGAVDINFRAIPLRGDLLKNPAFLRLDFYERPGALHDFLDQRIRGNASLCYFNYRQSGERIGRALIGLDFPSPYERDALLMTIPKQGDGYRLCEPVDEATRERLKGL from the coding sequence ATGAATCGTGAGGATCTGCCGCTGGACCGGCAATTGCGCCAGGAAATCCTGTTTGCCCGGGAGCGTGTGTACCGCTTCGGCCAGGCCACGCCGCTGGAGCGGCTGAATCTGACAGGCCCCGGACCGGAAATCTGGATCAAGCGCGAGGACCTCTCCCCGATCAAGGCCTACAAATGGCGGGGTGCCTGCAACCGCATGGCATTGCTCACTCCGGGTGAATCGGTGCGCGGAGTGGTCACCGCTTCGGCGGGAAACCACGCGCAGGGAGTGGCGCTCGCAGCCCGGACCTTGAAAGTGAAGGCCCGCATCTACATGCCGCGCTCGACCCCGAAGGTGAAGCAGAATGCCGTGCTCCACCATGGCGGCGAGTTTGTTGAAATCCACCTCGCGGGCGACAGTTACGATGAGGCCGTCTCCGCCGCCCGCGCGGATGAGGCGGCCAGCGGCGCGGTTTACGTGCATGCCTACGATGATTTGAAAGTCATGGCCGGCCAGGGCACGCTTGCGGACGAGGTCGTCCTTTCCGGGCACGGTCCCTTCGACGCCGCCTACCTGCAGATCGGCGGGGGCGGCATGGCGGCAGGGGTTTCATGTTGGCTGAAAACGTATTGGCCGGATATCGAAATCGTCGGCGTGGAAGGTGCCGGGCAGGCCTCCATGAAGGCCGCTCTTGAAGCAGCCAAACCGGTGTCACTCGAAAGCGTGGATCTCTTCTGCGACGGCACCGCGGTCAGGAAGGCGGGAGAAATCCCGTTCCAGATCTGCCAGAGCACGGTGGATCTCGTGGAAACCGTGACCAATGCCGAAGTCAGCACCGCCATCCGCACGCTCTGGGAAGGGTTGCGTTGCATTTCCGAACCCTCCGGAGCCATGGGACTGGCCGCCGTCCTGAAAAACCGCGAGGCGCTCGTCGGCAAAAAAGTGCTTGTCGTCATCACGGGAGCGAACATCGATTTCCTCCAGCTCGGACTCATCGCCCAATCCATCGGTGCCGGAGCGAAGACCAGCCGCACGCTCCGCGTCCGCATCCCGGAACGGGCCGGGACGATGCTGGAACTGCTCGACACCTGCTTCGAAGGGCTGGACATCGCGGACTTCCAATACGGCAAGACCAGCGAGGAGGTCGCTTGGCCGGCCTTCACCATCCATGCGAAAAACCCCGAGGACCTCGACGCCCTTCCTCAGAAACTCGACGCGCACGGCTTCGCGTGGGAAGATCTGACCGGAGCGGTGGACATCAACTTCCGCGCGATTCCGCTGAGGGGAGACCTTTTGAAAAATCCGGCCTTCCTGCGCCTGGATTTCTACGAACGCCCCGGTGCGCTGCACGACTTCCTCGACCAGCGCATCCGCGGAAATGCCAGCCTCTGCTATTTCAACTACCGCCAGTCCGGCGAACGCATCGGACGGGCGCTCATCGGGCTGGATTTCCCCTCGCCCTATGAACGCGACGCCCTCCTGATGACCATCCCGAAACAAGGAGACGGCTACCGCCTGTGCGAACCGGTGGATGAGGCGACGAGGGAAAGGCTGAAAGGATTGTGA